One window of Mauremys mutica isolate MM-2020 ecotype Southern chromosome 6, ASM2049712v1, whole genome shotgun sequence genomic DNA carries:
- the LOC123372611 gene encoding molybdopterin synthase catalytic subunit has protein sequence MNENEDEPKDFIKLSYEKLSTDEVSELVISPCCGAVSLFIGTTRNNFEGKKVIHLEYEAYSPMAEAEIKKICRDVRQKWPSVNHIAVHHRLGLVPVTEASVIVAVSSPHRVASLEAVQYCINTLKATVPIWKKEIYEEAYSWKENKECFWADVEK, from the exons ATGAATGAAAATGAAGATGAGCCCAAAGATTTCATCAAACTGAGCTATGAAAAACTCTCTACAGATGAAGTGTCAGAGCTGGTGATTTCTCCATGCTGTGGGGCTGTGTCCCTGTTCATAG gTACTACAAGGAATAACTTTGAAGGGAAAAAGGTGATTCACTTAGAATATGAAGCATACTCACCAATGGCAGAAGCTGAAATAAAGAAAATCTGTAGAGATGTTAGACAGAAATGGCCTTCAGTCAACCATATAGCAGTGCACCATAGACTTGG TTTAGTTCCGGTAACAGAAGCAAGTGTGATTGTAGCAGTCTCCTCTCCACACCGAGTGGCATCTCTTGAGGCTGTGCAATACTGCATCAACACTCTGAAAGCAACTGTTCCAATTTGGAAAAAG gaGATTTATGAGGAGGCATATtcttggaaagaaaacaaagaatgcTTTTGGGCAGATGTGGAAAAATAA
- the MOCS2 gene encoding molybdopterin synthase sulfur carrier subunit isoform X2: protein MSCEVVALYFARSAELAGVRSEIISVPQQLTSLQLWEEIVKRHPRLAAIQDQVVFAVRQEYVLLGDQLLVLQSGDEVAIIPPISGG, encoded by the exons ATGAGCTGCGAG GTTGTTGCGCTGTACTTTGCCAGGAGCGCTGAATTGGCAGGTGTTCGCTCTGAGATTATTTCTGTACCGCAACAATTAACCTCTCTACAGCTGTGGGAAGAAATTGTGAAAAGGCATCCAAG ACTTGCTGCCATTCAGGATCAAGTGGTTTTCGCTGTTCGCCAGGAATACGTGCTTCTGGGTGATCAGCTTCTGGTCCTGCAGTCAGGTGACGAGGTTGCCATTATCCCACCTATCAGCGGGGGCTAA
- the MOCS2 gene encoding molybdopterin synthase sulfur carrier subunit isoform X1 produces MSGRAGLWLVVALYFARSAELAGVRSEIISVPQQLTSLQLWEEIVKRHPRLAAIQDQVVFAVRQEYVLLGDQLLVLQSGDEVAIIPPISGG; encoded by the exons ATGTCCGGGAGAGCTGGCTTGTGGCTG GTTGTTGCGCTGTACTTTGCCAGGAGCGCTGAATTGGCAGGTGTTCGCTCTGAGATTATTTCTGTACCGCAACAATTAACCTCTCTACAGCTGTGGGAAGAAATTGTGAAAAGGCATCCAAG ACTTGCTGCCATTCAGGATCAAGTGGTTTTCGCTGTTCGCCAGGAATACGTGCTTCTGGGTGATCAGCTTCTGGTCCTGCAGTCAGGTGACGAGGTTGCCATTATCCCACCTATCAGCGGGGGCTAA